In a genomic window of Primulina huaijiensis isolate GDHJ02 chromosome 10, ASM1229523v2, whole genome shotgun sequence:
- the LOC140986413 gene encoding LOW QUALITY PROTEIN: transcription factor UNE12-like (The sequence of the model RefSeq protein was modified relative to this genomic sequence to represent the inferred CDS: inserted 2 bases in 1 codon), translating to MANHSGETPSDDFLEQILGFPSYTTGAESNLAGNDAGNNSSATMMLQLGSGDVSAHLGGVGMGVGIGGPYGGLGQAGGGGFPLGLSLEHGKVGFMKMDDASGSGKRFRDDVLNSGASSSVKSGYHGQQMLNTGPQGPQPPAARPRVRARRGQATDPHSIAERLRRERIAEKIRALQELVPSVNKTDRAAMLDEIVDYVKFLRLQVKVLSMSRLGGAGAVAPLVTDIPITSVEEEVINNGRAQPAWEKWSNDGTERQVAELMEENIGAAMQFLQSRAICIMPISLASAIYXTQPPDTATFIKPQSNPPS from the exons ATGGCCAACCATTCAGGAGAAACGCCATCCGACGACTTTCTTGAACAAATTCTGGGATTTCCAAGCTACACTACCGGTGCCGAATCCAACTTGGCGGGAAACGATGCTGGCAACAATTCCTCAGCTACGATGATGTTACAGCTGGGCTCTGGAGATGTCTCTGCTCACCTAGGTGGAGTGGGGATGGGAGTTGGCATTGGAGGACCTTACGGAGGGCTTGGTCAAGCTGGCGGCGGTGGGTTTCCGTTGGGGTTGAGCTTGGAGCATGGGAAGGTAGGGTTTATGAAAATGGACGATGCGTCGGGGAGTGGGAAAAGGTTCCGAGACGACGTTTTAAATTCCGGCGCTTCTTCTTCTGTTAAATCG GGTTATCATGGACAGCAAATGCTCAATACAGGTCCACAAGGGCCGCAGCCACCGGCAGCTCGCCCACGAGTTCGGGCTAGACGAGGTCAAGCTACAGATCCACACAGCATAGCTGAAAGG TTGCGCCGAGAAAGAATAGCTGAAAAGATAAGAGCGTTGCAAGAGTTGGTTCCAAGTGTCAACAAG ACTGATAGAGCAGCTATGCTTGACGAAATTGTGGATTATGTGAAGTTTTTGAGGCTCCAAGTGAAG GTATTGAGCATGAGTAGATTGGGAGGAGCTGGTGCGGTGGCACCACTTGTGACTGACATTCCAATAACATCAGTAGAG GAAGAAGTCATTAACAATGGACGAGCTCAGCCAGCATGGGAGAAGTGGTCAAATGATGGTACAGAACGACAAGTTGCTGAGCTCATGGAAGAAAACATCGGTGCTGCAATGCAATTCCTTCAATCCAGGGCAATCTGCATCATGCCCATCTCGCTTGCTTCGGCTATCTA AACACAACCTCCAGACACGGCCACATTCATCAAGCCCCAATCAAATCCCCCTTCATAA